Proteins co-encoded in one candidate division KSB1 bacterium genomic window:
- a CDS encoding DUF4292 domain-containing protein — MSPLRFPAGGTRRTGFTLLFGSLLLQGCAALSTSRKPAVSATAAEVYLQVVENYRRVKSFRGTGRLIIDTPGLQTHAPATVLVRKPDSMFIKLEAVFGIDVGFFFADGHRFETYSPLENTYFYGDLGGMQALLLFQMEITYDELMSSAVGTILPPFDSTFTMTPAEGAYRFDGRRGQWQVTYWVDGSRGAVTLAEQRDENGLYARQTFRSFRKVEGVWLPRLIQIDKPRLRERLTLFYDEVRLNRNLAQADFSMRVPASARRIRVTQPADDAAGQPDSKP, encoded by the coding sequence ATGAGCCCGCTTCGTTTCCCGGCAGGTGGCACGCGCCGCACCGGTTTCACCCTGCTGTTCGGCAGTCTGCTGCTGCAGGGGTGCGCGGCCCTGTCCACCTCCCGCAAGCCCGCCGTGTCCGCCACGGCCGCCGAAGTCTACTTGCAGGTGGTGGAGAACTATCGCCGGGTCAAGTCCTTTCGTGGCACCGGCCGCTTGATCATCGACACGCCCGGGCTGCAAACGCATGCACCCGCCACCGTGCTGGTGCGCAAACCGGACTCCATGTTCATCAAACTCGAAGCCGTGTTCGGCATCGATGTCGGTTTCTTCTTCGCCGATGGCCACCGCTTCGAAACCTACTCGCCGCTGGAAAACACCTATTTTTATGGCGACCTCGGCGGCATGCAGGCACTGTTGTTGTTTCAGATGGAAATCACCTACGACGAGTTGATGAGCAGCGCCGTCGGCACCATCCTGCCGCCTTTCGACAGCACTTTCACGATGACCCCGGCAGAGGGGGCTTATCGGTTTGATGGCCGGCGCGGACAGTGGCAGGTGACGTACTGGGTCGACGGCAGCCGCGGCGCCGTGACCCTGGCCGAGCAGCGCGATGAAAACGGCTTGTATGCCCGGCAGACCTTTCGCAGTTTCCGCAAGGTGGAGGGCGTCTGGCTGCCGCGTCTGATTCAGATCGACAAGCCGCGACTGCGCGAGCGCCTGACCCTGTTTTATGACGAGGTGAGGCTCAACCGCAACCTGGCACAGGCAGACTTCAGTATGCGCGTGCCGGCTTCCGCCAGGCGCATCCGAGTGACTCAACCCGCTGATGATGCCGCCGGCCAACCGGACAGCAAGCCATGA
- a CDS encoding glycosyltransferase family 2 protein, which yields MNDSPETAEQPVPRRRRSSRHRRRQPKASQAGAAENSATAPPPPNSPAAGELQKKRPHRRELGREPAGKPTLSVVVPLYNEAPSLAELHERIAAALQELDLSAEIIFVDDGSTDGSFEVLQNLRRRDARVRVLQFRRNYGKSAALAAAFSRARGRFLITMDADLQDDPAEMKALLEKLETGYDLISGWKRRRYDSFIKRVTSKIFNRVTGSLTGLRIHDINCGLKAYRREVTQTIPVYGELHRYLAVLAHREGFRVGEIEVKHHPRKYGKSKFGPSRFTKGFLDLLTVLFLTRYTKRPLHLFGLAGIISFLLGFGVTAYLAVERLFWSVYLTNRPLLFLGILLMIIGVQMFSIGLLGEMITATSAPTTAYSIKAELGFSAERQ from the coding sequence ATGAATGATTCTCCCGAGACTGCCGAGCAACCCGTGCCGCGGCGCCGGCGTTCTTCGCGCCATCGTCGCCGCCAGCCAAAAGCGAGCCAGGCGGGCGCAGCAGAGAATTCCGCCACCGCTCCCCCGCCGCCCAATTCCCCGGCCGCCGGCGAACTCCAAAAAAAACGGCCGCACCGCCGGGAACTTGGCCGCGAGCCCGCCGGGAAACCCACGCTCTCCGTGGTGGTGCCGTTGTACAACGAAGCGCCGTCACTCGCCGAGCTGCATGAGCGCATTGCCGCTGCGCTGCAGGAACTCGACCTGTCCGCCGAAATCATCTTTGTGGACGACGGCTCGACCGACGGCTCGTTCGAAGTGTTGCAGAACCTGCGCCGCCGCGATGCGCGCGTGCGGGTGTTGCAGTTCCGCCGCAATTATGGCAAGTCCGCCGCGCTGGCGGCGGCCTTCAGCCGGGCGCGCGGCCGCTTTCTCATCACCATGGACGCCGACCTGCAGGACGATCCCGCCGAGATGAAGGCGCTTTTGGAAAAACTCGAAACCGGCTATGACCTCATCTCCGGCTGGAAACGCCGGCGCTATGATTCTTTCATCAAACGCGTCACCTCGAAAATCTTCAACCGTGTCACCGGCAGCCTCACCGGCCTGCGGATTCATGACATCAACTGCGGCCTGAAGGCCTACCGCCGCGAAGTCACGCAAACCATCCCGGTGTATGGCGAACTGCACCGCTACCTCGCCGTGCTGGCGCATCGTGAGGGCTTTCGCGTCGGCGAAATCGAAGTCAAGCACCATCCGCGCAAATATGGCAAGAGCAAATTCGGGCCCTCGCGTTTTACCAAAGGCTTTTTGGATTTGTTGACCGTGCTGTTTCTCACACGCTACACCAAGCGGCCGCTGCATCTCTTTGGCCTGGCCGGGATCATTTCCTTCCTGCTGGGCTTCGGGGTGACCGCCTACCTGGCGGTCGAGCGGCTGTTCTGGTCGGTTTATCTCACCAATCGGCCGCTGTTGTTTCTCGGCATTTTGCTGATGATCATCGGCGTGCAAATGTTTTCCATCGGCCTGCTCGGCGAGATGATCACCGCCACCAGCGCGCCGACGACGGCTTATTCCATCAAGGCGGAGCTGGGCTTTTCTGCCGAGCGGCAATGA
- a CDS encoding glycosyltransferase family 2 protein has product MTASYHPDPQTSKPLVWIVIVNWNGKADTLNCLASLRRITYQPHLVLVIDNASTDGSVAAIREAFPEVRILANARNERYARANNQGIELALAAGAEFVLLLNNDTEVAPDFLDHLVLAALFRREVGMVGPKIYYHQQPQLIWFAGGKINWWSGRIYHLGLRQIDHASLAAPQAVDYLTGCALLVRRACVEKIGLLDEAYHMYAEDADWCQRARQAGFLCLYQPEARVWHKISASTSASYKIYHKVLGNFRFYRKYARWYHWLTIPFGVACGALHEILRLALTRPRQADELAAALARGFRDALLRRQASP; this is encoded by the coding sequence ATGACTGCATCGTACCATCCCGACCCGCAAACCTCCAAGCCCCTGGTCTGGATCGTCATCGTCAACTGGAACGGCAAGGCCGATACCCTCAACTGCCTGGCCTCGTTGCGCCGGATCACCTATCAACCCCATCTGGTGCTGGTGATCGACAATGCCTCGACCGACGGCAGCGTGGCGGCCATCCGCGAGGCTTTCCCCGAGGTGCGGATTTTGGCCAACGCGCGCAACGAGCGTTATGCGCGCGCCAACAATCAGGGCATTGAGCTCGCGCTGGCAGCCGGCGCGGAATTCGTGCTGCTGCTCAACAACGACACCGAAGTGGCGCCGGATTTTCTCGATCATCTCGTGCTGGCCGCGCTGTTTCGCCGGGAAGTCGGCATGGTCGGACCCAAAATCTATTATCATCAGCAGCCGCAGCTCATCTGGTTTGCCGGCGGCAAGATCAACTGGTGGAGCGGGCGCATCTACCATCTCGGCCTGCGCCAGATCGATCACGCCTCGCTGGCCGCGCCGCAAGCAGTGGACTATCTCACCGGCTGTGCCCTGCTGGTGCGCCGCGCCTGTGTGGAAAAAATCGGCCTGCTCGACGAAGCCTATCACATGTATGCGGAAGACGCGGACTGGTGCCAGCGGGCGCGCCAGGCCGGCTTCCTCTGCCTGTATCAGCCGGAGGCCCGGGTCTGGCACAAGATCAGTGCCAGCACTAGCGCGAGCTATAAAATCTACCACAAAGTGCTCGGCAATTTTCGGTTCTATCGCAAATATGCCCGCTGGTATCACTGGCTGACCATTCCCTTCGGCGTGGCCTGTGGTGCGTTGCATGAAATCCTTCGGCTGGCTCTCACCCGGCCCCGTCAGGCGGATGAACTGGCGGCTGCCCTGGCGCGCGGCTTCCGCGATGCGCTGTTGCGCCGGCAGGCATCCCCTTAA
- a CDS encoding sigma-70 family RNA polymerase sigma factor, with amino-acid sequence MTDADLIARFVKGDVNAFNTLVWRWQKTIYNFVLRYVGNREEAHDLTQQVFMRVHRSLPRLNKPASFSTWIHQIAANLCRDWIKQRRRRPAVSLENLQENGAADLHKHPALTLFPEASQHPDRIVSRNQLRELIEKALQEIPEEQRVVVIMKEYQGLKFTEIAEVLGAPVNTVKSRLYYGLSALRKVLARWQLDDEVLHYEM; translated from the coding sequence ATGACAGATGCGGACCTGATCGCCAGATTTGTCAAAGGTGATGTCAATGCCTTCAACACCCTGGTGTGGCGTTGGCAAAAGACAATCTACAATTTTGTGCTCCGGTACGTCGGCAACCGTGAGGAAGCGCATGACCTGACCCAGCAGGTGTTCATGCGCGTCCATCGCAGCCTGCCGCGGCTCAACAAGCCAGCCAGCTTTTCGACCTGGATTCATCAGATCGCCGCCAATCTCTGCCGGGATTGGATCAAGCAGCGCCGCCGGCGGCCGGCAGTCTCCCTGGAGAATTTGCAGGAAAACGGCGCGGCCGATCTGCACAAGCATCCGGCGCTCACCCTGTTTCCGGAAGCCAGCCAACATCCCGACCGCATCGTCAGCCGCAATCAACTGCGCGAACTCATCGAAAAAGCGCTGCAGGAAATTCCCGAGGAGCAACGCGTGGTGGTGATCATGAAGGAGTATCAAGGCCTGAAGTTCACTGAAATCGCCGAGGTCTTGGGCGCGCCGGTGAATACGGTCAAATCCCGGCTGTACTATGGCCTCTCCGCCCTGCGCAAAGTCCTGGCTCGTTGGCAACTTGATGATGAGGTGCTGCACTATGAGATGTGA
- a CDS encoding zf-HC2 domain-containing protein, which yields MRCEDTKLAMMDLLHDEIDVESGRLLRTHLAHCEACRREYEELSRASLALHAWPPENPPADLVFVHPRTSWLTALKQLILPEGAPLAARLAVGFTGALVAALVTSALLNLEIRYRDGEFTWRSSLTPHRTVELTEQFKQEVTEQLRRENRELVAQLVQAHYQEQQAEFDRTLVSLATEFNRQRQQDILLLGHGLEKIEQNTAQRLRQTDRILDQLLLRVGSIPPSP from the coding sequence ATGAGATGTGAGGATACCAAACTCGCGATGATGGACCTGCTCCACGACGAGATCGATGTCGAGAGCGGGCGGTTGCTTCGCACTCATCTCGCCCATTGCGAAGCCTGCCGCCGGGAATACGAAGAGCTCAGCCGGGCCAGCCTCGCCCTGCATGCCTGGCCGCCGGAGAACCCGCCGGCGGACTTGGTGTTCGTCCACCCGCGCACCAGTTGGCTGACTGCTCTGAAGCAGCTCATCCTGCCCGAAGGTGCGCCGCTGGCAGCGCGTCTGGCCGTGGGCTTCACCGGCGCCCTGGTCGCGGCCCTGGTGACCAGTGCGCTGCTCAATCTCGAGATCCGTTATCGTGACGGGGAATTCACTTGGCGCAGCAGCCTGACGCCGCACCGCACCGTGGAACTGACCGAACAGTTCAAGCAGGAAGTGACCGAGCAGTTGCGCCGGGAAAACCGTGAACTCGTTGCCCAGCTCGTGCAGGCGCATTATCAGGAACAACAGGCTGAGTTCGATCGCACCCTGGTCAGTCTGGCCACTGAATTCAACCGTCAGCGCCAGCAGGATATCCTCCTGCTCGGCCACGGCCTGGAAAAAATCGAACAAAACACCGCCCAACGTTTGCGCCAAACGGATCGCATCCTGGACCAACTGCTGCTGCGCGTGGGCAGTATTCCGCCCAGCCCTTGA